The genomic segment GCCCTGAAGGCTTATGATGAAGCCCTTGCGAGGAATATCACAGGCCCTGAAGAAGTCTGGCTCAACAAGGGGGTCATCCAGGCGGACGATCTCCTGAATCCGGTCGCAGCCATCGACGCCTATGAGCAAGCACTCGGGCTCAAGGAAGAGTACATCCCTGCTCTCTTCAATCTTGCGAACACGCACGAAGATCTTGGGCATGTCGAAGACGCCGTCGCGCTTTATCAGAAGATTCTGACAATCGCGCCGATGGAGGCCGAACCTCTTGCGAGGATCGCCAATATCAGTCGGCCAACCTCGCTGGAAGATGAGATTGTAAAGCGCGTTGACGAAGCCCGCGTCCGGCAGGACATCCCCGCAGCGTCTCGCGCCAGCCTTGAATTCGCCTTCGGCCGCATGCTTGATTTCCTTGGCGAATATGATGCCGCCTTCGCCGCTTATGAGCGGGCAAACCAGGCATCGGAAACCGTCAGGCCGCCAAATTATCCGGGCTTTTCTCCAGCCAGATGCGAAGCGATTGTGGATGCACTGAAGGCAATGCCTGCACCGTGCCCCCGGAACCTGCCCGCTTCTACGGTACAGCCGGTGTTTATACTTGGACAATTCAGGTCTGGCTCAACGTTGCTAGAACAGATTCTTTCAGGCCATAGCCAGGTATCGACAATGGGCGAGTTGCCCTTGCTGTCACAGATCGGCGCAAAGCGGTTTTCTCCTTATCCCGCGAAGCTTGGCGAAGCCTCAGAGGAAGATCTGGCCGATGCGAGGAGAGATTATTTAGCCGGTCTGGAAGCCCGCAGCCCCGGCATTTCAGGTATGGTAACCGACAAGCGCCCCGACAATTATTTTCATATTGGATTGATCCTCCGCCTGTTTCCCGAAGCCAAAATTCTTCACACAGTGCGGGATGCGCGGGATGTCTGCCTGTCGACCTTCTTTACCCACCTAGACCTTCACCAGATCCACGCAACCGATCTAAAGAATATCGCCTACCACTACCGCGCCTATGAACAGCTCATGGCCCATTGGAAATCACTGGCACCGGGTCAGATTCTCGATGTCTCCTATGATGCGCTTGTGGATCAGCCCGAACAGGAAGTGAGAAACGTCCTCGACTTCCTGGGCCTGCCTTTCGAGCAGGCCTGCCTCGAGTTTCATACCTCCGCTGCACCTGTCAAAACCGCCAGTGTCTGGCAGGTCCGCGAGCCGCTTTATACCCGCTCTTCGGGACGCTGGCGGAACTATGAAAAGCATCTCGGCCCAATGATGGAGGTTCTCAATGGCACAACACGCTGAGCTGATCGCGAGCCTTCCGAAAGCCGAACTGCACCTTCACATTGAGGGTAGTTTTGAACCGGAAATGATGATGCAGATTGCGGAGCGCAATCGGGTCGAAATTCCGTTCAAAACTCTGGAAGACGCAAAAGCTGCCTACAATTTCTCGAACCTTCAGGAATTTCTGGACCTCTATTATCAGGGCATGAACGTCCTGCGCACGGAGCAGGACTTCCACGACCTGACCTGGGCCTATCTCAAACGCGTAAAAAACGACAATGTCCGGCACGTCGAGATGTTCTACGACCCGCAGGCCCATACCGGGCGCGGCGTGGCATTCGGTACGGTGACAGAGGGTATTCTCTCCGCTCTGGAACGCGGAGAAAAAGAACTCGGCATCAGTTCGATGCTGATCATGAGTTTCCTTCGGCACCTTTCGGAAGAAGACGGCTTTGCACTGCTGGAGGAATCAAAACCCTGGCATGATAAATTCGTCGGCGTTGGCCTCGACAGTTCGGAGGTCGGTCACCCGCCCCTGAAGTTTGAACGCCTTTTTGCCCGGTGCAGGGAACTTGGCTTCAAACTCTGCCTGCATGCCGGTGAAGAAGGCCCCCCGTCCTATGTCAGGGAAGCGCTTCTGGACATTGGCGCGGACCGGATCGATCACGGAAACCGGTCCATGGAGGACGGAGGCCTGATCGAGATCCTGCGCGATACACAGACGCCCTTGACCAACTGCCCGCTGTCCAACCTCGCGCTTTGTGTAATTGATGATCTGAAGAAAAGCCCGCTCAAGGCGCAACTTGAAGCAGGCCTCCTCGTGACCGTGAATTCAGACGACCCGGCTTATTTTGGCGGTTACATCGGAAAGAACTACGAACAGATCAGCGAAGCGCTCGACCTGTCTTCAGAGCAGATAATTCAGCTGGCGAAGAACAGTTTTACGGCGTCATTCCTGCCAGAAAACGTACGCTCACAATTCATACGGGAAATAGAAGGCGCTTGAGCCCTATCCCCCTAATCCATTGATCCGCGGGAAACCGGGTGGGATTTGATTCACACCCCAGGATGCAATTGGTAGCGCGAGCGCTCAATTTAGAGTCACTCTAAGTGTGCCTCTGTCGTCACAGTTTTATAACAATGTGGGTTTGGCGGGCAATATTCTTCCAATACTCCCTGTTTCTGGGGTCGATTCGGCATTAACTGGCCCGGTGAGGTTAAAAAACAGACAGGAGTGTAGAATTATGACCAAGGTCAGATCACTACTTTTGACGGCATCGACCGTCGCATTGGCCGCAAGCTTCTCGCCGGCTTTCGCTCAGGAAGATACCGATACGAACGCCAGCGAGCTTCGCCAGGGCCAGGTCGTCGTTACGGGTACCCGTACGGCCAATCGCACCGCGCTTGAGACAGCCGTACCGGTCGACGTTTTCCCGGTTGATGAACTGACGGAAACGGGGCGCGTGGAACTCAACCAGATCCTCAGCACGACCGTTCCGAGCTTTAACTTCAACCAGACCGCCATCAATGACGGTACTGACATCATCCGCCCGGCCACTCTGCGTGGCCTGTCTCCTGACCAGACGCTGGTTCTGGTGAACGGCAAGCGCCGCCACTCCTCCTCACTGGTCAACATCAACGGCTCGGTTGGACGCGGTTCTGCAGCTGTTGACCTTAACTCCATCCCGACCGCCGCCATTGGCAGCGTTCAGGTTCTGCGTGACGGCGCTTCGGCTCAGTATGGTTCCGACGCGATTGCCGGCGTTATCAACGTCATCCTGCGTGAAGACGATCATGGCGGCGGTCTGAACGTCCGTTACGGCGCAAACGTGACTGATCCGGAAGGCCTGAACCGCAGCGAGATCGACGGCCAGACGACCACGATCGGCGGCTGGACCGGCTTTGGCCTCGGCGACAATGGCTTCCTGACTGTGTCGGGCGAGTATTCCCTTCGCCAGGCATCGAACCGGGCCGGTCTCGACCCGCGCCAGCAATTCCCGGACGATCCGGCCTATGCCGAAGTCGAACGTAATTTCAATCGCCTGAATCACCGCTACGGCAACGGCCGTGCGGAAAACGTAAGCTTCTTCTTCAATTCAGGTTACACGCTGGCGAGCGGTGTCGAACTCTACGCGTTCGGTGGCGTTCAGGATCGTGAGGGTGAAAGCCCCGGCTTCTATCGCCGTGCCCTCGACTCCCGCAACGTGCCGGAAATCTATCCGGGTGGCTTCCTGCCAGTCATCGGCGGTGATGTAACCGACTACTCTCTCGGCGGCGGCTTCCGCGGTGTCGCGGGCGGCTGGGACTATGACGTGAGTGCTGTCTATGGCTCCAACGAGCTGGACTACTCGGTCAACAACTCTCTCAATGCCTCGATCGGACCGACCAGCCAGACCTCGTTCAATGCCGGCGCCCTGGCCTTCGACCAGGTCACCGTGAACGCCGACATCGTCAAAACCTTCGATAACCTTCTGCCAGGCGAAACCTCGCTGGCATTCGGGGCGGAATACCGTGACGAAAACTTCAAAATCACGGCAGGCGAACCAGCTTCCTACATTCAAGGTCCACTCCCTGCCGCAGCAGGCAGTCAGGTGTTCCCGGGCTTCACCCCAGAGTCCGCAGTGGATGAAGGACGTGACGCCGCCAGCATCTACGGCGAAGTCGAATGGGTACCAAACGACCAGACGCTCATTTCGGCCGCGGTGCGCTACGAAGACTATTCTGACTTCGGTGACGCTGTGACCGGCAAGCTTGCCGGCCGCTATGACTTCACCGATCAGGTTGCCGTCCGCGGCGCCATCTCGACGGGCTTCCGTGCACCGAGTCTGCAGCAACAATACTTTACGGCTGTATCGACCAACTTCATTGATGGTGTGCCGTTTGAAATCGGTACATTCCCGGCAACATCTCCTGCGGCAGTCGCACTTGGTGGCGGCCAACTGGATGCCGAAGAATCGACCAGCTACTCGCTCGGCTTCGTTCTGACACCAACCAACGACTGGTTTGTCACCATCGACGCCTATCAGATCAATATCGATGACCGAATCTTCCTGACCGAAAACCTCGGCGGGCCTGAAGTTGAGGCAGTTCTCGCAGCCGCTGGCGTCACCGGTGTGCAGCGGGTTCGCTTCTTCCAGAACGGCATCGAGACCGAATCTAAGGGCGTCGATATCGTAACGAAGTACGCGTTCGACTTCGGCAATTTGGGTACGCTCGACGCTTCCGCTGCGTTCAACTACTCGAAAACGGAAGTCACGCACGTTCCGGACAACACGGTTATCCCCAGCCTGCCACTGTTCAGCCGTGACAACACACTCACGCTGGAAGAAAGCGCGCCTGAGACGAAATTCATCCTCGCAGGCAACTACACCTACCAGCAGGCTGACTTCGTCCTTCGTGCAACTCGCTTTGGCGATGTCATCGATCCGTCGAACACACCGTCCAACGACTTCACGCTGGATGCCAAATGGATCTTGGATGCGTCTGTGAACTTCAATGTCACCGACAAGTTCAGCGTTGGCATCGGTGCAGACAACCTGCTCGACGAATATCCGACGATGACGCCGTATGACCAGAGCTTCAACGGCATCTTCCCGTATTCGAGCCGCAGCCCATTTGGCTTCTCGGGCCGCTTTGTCTACGCCCGCGCCAGCTATAACTGGTAAGCAGCGCCCCCGGTGTTCTGCCGGATAGAGGATATCATTTGAGATGGGCCTGCCTTTTTGGGCAGGCCCATTTCTTATCCGGGCCTTATCTCAGGTGGGTCGCCAGTTTCATGGCAATAGACGCTGGCGACTCGTGGCATTTGCCGCTAAAGCCCGGCCATGACCGATAAGACTACGATCCTCGACCATCTCACAGCCGAGCAGGATGAAGCTGCCGGCCTCGAACACGGCATAAGGGCAGATGAGTGGGAACGCCTCGTCACGCGCCTGAACCGCAAACCCAATCTGGTTGAATTGGGCATCTACTCGGTGATGTGGTCTGAGCACTGCTCCTACAAATCGTCCCGCCGCCACCTGTCAAAATTCCCGACGAAAAACGACCGGGTTATCCAGGGACCGGGCGAGAATGCCGGCGTAATCGACATCGGCGACGGCCAGGCCGCCATCTTCAAGATGGAGAGCCACAACCACCCGTCCTATATCGAGCCCTATCAGGGCGCGGCGACAGGCGTGGGCGGCATTTTACGTGATGTCTTCACCATGGGTGCGCGGCCGATCGCGCTGGTCAATGCGCTGCGCTTTGGCTCGCCTGACCACCCGAAGACCCGTAGCCTTGTGGCCGGCGTTGTCGCCGGCATTGGCGGATACGGCAACTGCGTGGGCGTGCCGACCGTGGCTGGCGAAACCCAGTTCGATGAAGGCTACAACGGAAACATCCTCGTCAATGCGATGGCCGTCGGCCTCGCCGATCAGGACAAGATTTTCTACGCACGTGGCGCGACACCGGGCAATCCGATCTTCTATGTCGGCTCCAAGACGGGCCGGGACGGCATCCATGGCGCCACAATGGCGTCTGCCGAATTCTCCGAAGGCGATGAAGAGAAGCGCCCTACCGTCCAGGTCGGCGATCCGTTCACAGAGAAGCTGCTGATCGAAGCCTGCCTTGAGCTGATGGCAACGGACGCCATCCAGGCCATTCAGGACATGGGCGCTGCCGGCCTCACCTCCTCCTCCGTCGAGATGGCAGCATCCGGCGGTGAGAATGGCGAAGGCATCGGCGTGGTCATGGACCTCGACAAGGTGCCCCAGCGCGAGGAAGGCATGACAGCCTACGAGATCATGCTGTCAGAGAGCCAGGAGCGCATGCTTATGGTACTCTACCCCGACAAGATCGATGTCGCGAAAGCCGTGTTCGACAAGTATGATCTCTCCGCAGAAGTCATTGGCCATACAACTGATACGGGCCACCTTGTGCTGACGCAGTTTGGCGAAACTGTCTGCGACATTCCGGTCGCCCCACTTGCCGAAGATGCACCGAACTATGATCGCCCCTGGAATGAGCCGCCCAAGCGCGCATCTCTGGATATTTCAAAATATCCGGAACCGGCGGATTACGGTGAGGTGTTGGTCAAGCTGATGTCCTGCCCCGACATGGCGTCCAAACGCTGGGTCTGGGAACAGTATGACCGCCACGTGATGGGCGATACGATCGACTCCTCCCAATCCGGTGGCGATGCGGCGATAGTCCGTATACATGAGACGAACAAGTCCCTCGCCATCTGTTCGGATTGCAATCCACACTATGTGGCTGCTGACCCTTATGAGGGCGGCAAGGCCGTGGTGGCGGAAGCTTATCGCAACCTGTCTGCCGTCGGCGCAACGCCGATCGCGATCACGGACAACCTCAATTTCGGCAACCCGGAAAAACCGAACACGATGGGTTATATCGTGAAGGCGATCGAAGGCATGGCGGAAGCCTGCCGCGCACTCGACTTCCCGGTGGTCTCCGGCAATGTGTCCCTCTACAATGAGACTGACGGCGTTGCGATTCCGCCGACACCGGTGGTTGGCGGCGTGGGCCTGATCGAAGACCTGTCGAAAACAGCCACCCTCAAGGGCGCACAACCCGGCGATACGCTTTACGTCATAGGCGAGACCAAGGGCGCCCTTGGCGCTTCACTGTATGCGCGTGTCGTTCTGGGCCTTAAAGGCGAAGATGCCGGCGCACCTCCGCCTGTAGATCTGGCCGAAGAAGTTCGCATTGGCGGGTTTGTACGGAGCCTGATCCAGCGCGGGCTCGTCAACGCCGTCCACGATGTAAGCGACGGGGGCATTGCCTGCGCCGCTACTGAAATGGCCATGGCTTCTGCCTGCGGTGTCACGCTGGTGCCTGACCGCGAACCAGAGACCGAGCGCGCCGAACCTGGCCTGTTTGGCGAAGATCAGGGCCGCTATCTGATCGCTGCGAATGAAGACCAGGTCCGCGAATGGCAATCGCAGGGCTTCCTGCCAACCGCGCTGGGCAAGTTCGGCGGCGACAGTGTCGTCCTCAGAACAGGCCTCGGTCAGGACGGCGCAGAATTCTCAGTACCACTCTCCAGGCTCCGTGAAGCCTATGAGGGCTGGCTGCCAGCCTATATGAACTCTGTCGACTAAACGCAGACCCCTCCCCGATCTCATCGGAGATGGGTGCTGCATATTTTGCATTTTGGTTCAGCCCGGGCGTGACTTAGGCACGCTTACGCTCTGCACACTGATTTAGGTGGCGGAACCAATGGCCGGGTTCTGAAACTTCTACTCCGAGGGAGAGACCTCTTCGATCGGCCTCGCAGTTATATCGAGCTCATCCAGTGACTGATCTGCCGCAATGGCGACCATGACCAGTGTCTCTGCTGAGCGGACGAAGAAATCAACCGGGATCGTATCATAATCATCGGTCGGCCTATGATAGTCCGGATGATCTTCGACACCGAAATAAATGAAAGGAATGCCGGCATCATGGAATGCCGCCTGGTCAGACAAATTCGTCCAGTCGTCTGGTCCTTGCTCTGGCCGGTCATGGCCCATCAATAATGTCACCGGCGCTTCGGCGGCGATGCGTTCAACAAGCGGTACCAGTCCCGGATAATGGTAGGTACCTGAAGCATAGAGCTCATCCTTGTCAGACCGGCTCACCATGTCGAAGTTGAGGTTCAGCGCGATGCGGGACAGGTCGACTTCGCCTGACCGCACCAGGGCGCGCGCGCCTAATTCCCCCTGTTCCTCTCCATCTACCAGAGCAAAAAGAATGTCATGCTGCGGCTTGTGCTGGCTGAACCAGTCCGCCACGGCGATCAGCGCCGCGACACCGGAGGCGTTGTCGTCCGCCCCGTTGTAAATCTCTCCATCCACAATTCCGAGATGATCGTAGTGAGCCGAAATCACCAGCATCTTGCCCCCGGGATTTTGCCCCTCGATAAGCCCCAGAAGGTTCACACCCTGTATCGGCTCGTCACTCTCGGAATCAGGGAGCGGCAGGACCGTGAAAGGATGTTCGTAGGATTGTCCGATTTTCGTCAGGTTCAGCGTTTCAAATCGCTTGCGCAGAAAGCCCTTTGCGGCCTCATTGCCAGGTGTGCCGATGCGGCGGCCTTCCAACGCATCGTTCGACAGGAGTTCTGTAAGGTGCAGCAGTTCTCCGGCATCAAGATAATCAGAATGTGGGAGCGCGACAGTCTGCGTTGAAGGATGTTTGGGTGTGTTCAGGTACCAAACCAGCCCGAAAGC from the uncultured Hyphomonas sp. genome contains:
- the purL gene encoding phosphoribosylformylglycinamidine synthase subunit PurL, translating into MTDKTTILDHLTAEQDEAAGLEHGIRADEWERLVTRLNRKPNLVELGIYSVMWSEHCSYKSSRRHLSKFPTKNDRVIQGPGENAGVIDIGDGQAAIFKMESHNHPSYIEPYQGAATGVGGILRDVFTMGARPIALVNALRFGSPDHPKTRSLVAGVVAGIGGYGNCVGVPTVAGETQFDEGYNGNILVNAMAVGLADQDKIFYARGATPGNPIFYVGSKTGRDGIHGATMASAEFSEGDEEKRPTVQVGDPFTEKLLIEACLELMATDAIQAIQDMGAAGLTSSSVEMAASGGENGEGIGVVMDLDKVPQREEGMTAYEIMLSESQERMLMVLYPDKIDVAKAVFDKYDLSAEVIGHTTDTGHLVLTQFGETVCDIPVAPLAEDAPNYDRPWNEPPKRASLDISKYPEPADYGEVLVKLMSCPDMASKRWVWEQYDRHVMGDTIDSSQSGGDAAIVRIHETNKSLAICSDCNPHYVAADPYEGGKAVVAEAYRNLSAVGATPIAITDNLNFGNPEKPNTMGYIVKAIEGMAEACRALDFPVVSGNVSLYNETDGVAIPPTPVVGGVGLIEDLSKTATLKGAQPGDTLYVIGETKGALGASLYARVVLGLKGEDAGAPPPVDLAEEVRIGGFVRSLIQRGLVNAVHDVSDGGIACAATEMAMASACGVTLVPDREPETERAEPGLFGEDQGRYLIAANEDQVREWQSQGFLPTALGKFGGDSVVLRTGLGQDGAEFSVPLSRLREAYEGWLPAYMNSVD
- a CDS encoding TonB-dependent receptor, whose amino-acid sequence is MTKVRSLLLTASTVALAASFSPAFAQEDTDTNASELRQGQVVVTGTRTANRTALETAVPVDVFPVDELTETGRVELNQILSTTVPSFNFNQTAINDGTDIIRPATLRGLSPDQTLVLVNGKRRHSSSLVNINGSVGRGSAAVDLNSIPTAAIGSVQVLRDGASAQYGSDAIAGVINVILREDDHGGGLNVRYGANVTDPEGLNRSEIDGQTTTIGGWTGFGLGDNGFLTVSGEYSLRQASNRAGLDPRQQFPDDPAYAEVERNFNRLNHRYGNGRAENVSFFFNSGYTLASGVELYAFGGVQDREGESPGFYRRALDSRNVPEIYPGGFLPVIGGDVTDYSLGGGFRGVAGGWDYDVSAVYGSNELDYSVNNSLNASIGPTSQTSFNAGALAFDQVTVNADIVKTFDNLLPGETSLAFGAEYRDENFKITAGEPASYIQGPLPAAAGSQVFPGFTPESAVDEGRDAASIYGEVEWVPNDQTLISAAVRYEDYSDFGDAVTGKLAGRYDFTDQVAVRGAISTGFRAPSLQQQYFTAVSTNFIDGVPFEIGTFPATSPAAVALGGGQLDAEESTSYSLGFVLTPTNDWFVTIDAYQINIDDRIFLTENLGGPEVEAVLAAAGVTGVQRVRFFQNGIETESKGVDIVTKYAFDFGNLGTLDASAAFNYSKTEVTHVPDNTVIPSLPLFSRDNTLTLEESAPETKFILAGNYTYQQADFVLRATRFGDVIDPSNTPSNDFTLDAKWILDASVNFNVTDKFSVGIGADNLLDEYPTMTPYDQSFNGIFPYSSRSPFGFSGRFVYARASYNW
- a CDS encoding adenosine deaminase, whose product is MAQHAELIASLPKAELHLHIEGSFEPEMMMQIAERNRVEIPFKTLEDAKAAYNFSNLQEFLDLYYQGMNVLRTEQDFHDLTWAYLKRVKNDNVRHVEMFYDPQAHTGRGVAFGTVTEGILSALERGEKELGISSMLIMSFLRHLSEEDGFALLEESKPWHDKFVGVGLDSSEVGHPPLKFERLFARCRELGFKLCLHAGEEGPPSYVREALLDIGADRIDHGNRSMEDGGLIEILRDTQTPLTNCPLSNLALCVIDDLKKSPLKAQLEAGLLVTVNSDDPAYFGGYIGKNYEQISEALDLSSEQIIQLAKNSFTASFLPENVRSQFIREIEGA
- a CDS encoding M28 family peptidase produces the protein MRKHVWTIAAGLLAFLAFGLVWYLNTPKHPSTQTVALPHSDYLDAGELLHLTELLSNDALEGRRIGTPGNEAAKGFLRKRFETLNLTKIGQSYEHPFTVLPLPDSESDEPIQGVNLLGLIEGQNPGGKMLVISAHYDHLGIVDGEIYNGADDNASGVAALIAVADWFSQHKPQHDILFALVDGEEQGELGARALVRSGEVDLSRIALNLNFDMVSRSDKDELYASGTYHYPGLVPLVERIAAEAPVTLLMGHDRPEQGPDDWTNLSDQAAFHDAGIPFIYFGVEDHPDYHRPTDDYDTIPVDFFVRSAETLVMVAIAADQSLDELDITARPIEEVSPSE
- a CDS encoding sulfotransferase, giving the protein MTSSVEPNTLSARLSEASALRNAGHVSEAIAAYRDVLAMEPNLPDSWYNLGWLLRRNGQHSEALKAYDEALARNITGPEEVWLNKGVIQADDLLNPVAAIDAYEQALGLKEEYIPALFNLANTHEDLGHVEDAVALYQKILTIAPMEAEPLARIANISRPTSLEDEIVKRVDEARVRQDIPAASRASLEFAFGRMLDFLGEYDAAFAAYERANQASETVRPPNYPGFSPARCEAIVDALKAMPAPCPRNLPASTVQPVFILGQFRSGSTLLEQILSGHSQVSTMGELPLLSQIGAKRFSPYPAKLGEASEEDLADARRDYLAGLEARSPGISGMVTDKRPDNYFHIGLILRLFPEAKILHTVRDARDVCLSTFFTHLDLHQIHATDLKNIAYHYRAYEQLMAHWKSLAPGQILDVSYDALVDQPEQEVRNVLDFLGLPFEQACLEFHTSAAPVKTASVWQVREPLYTRSSGRWRNYEKHLGPMMEVLNGTTR